In Nitrospirota bacterium, a single genomic region encodes these proteins:
- a CDS encoding Sfum_1244 family protein, with amino-acid sequence MDIENLAAQIRRNCAISDAQFWGYYSLCGLLMRYRDLYRSEHGLKPWESIPGDAIAVWIDERERLWQRLEHEPLQPLTIGDESFDPFDVNGLNTRISGYGLVYGGGYGLYLKPVFFLGRLNACREHYDYRVFSVGRELCRDLSTSPAMLQGRCIYVRTDMVRDLLWDKVQQLCSRTYGGLLEPLLAQYGVTRDSGAPRTITGALERMVTDAAETLMLHETGEAYEDGHGEEWRAVVTHGDDRTAEFYLRGIKDLAADTSVMGPLAAAVERQDARLLSFYMVFLDGVRRELFPEIRSAFQLFAETGDWARIEAARRTGYERARQLTALVLARWRAGQTTAGLRKEVQRYMEKILALP; translated from the coding sequence ATGGATATCGAGAATCTTGCAGCGCAAATAAGACGCAACTGCGCCATCTCCGATGCGCAGTTCTGGGGGTACTATTCGCTCTGCGGCCTGCTGATGCGCTATCGCGACCTCTACCGGAGCGAACACGGCCTCAAGCCCTGGGAGAGCATCCCGGGCGATGCGATCGCAGTATGGATCGATGAGCGGGAACGACTCTGGCAGCGGCTCGAGCACGAGCCGCTACAGCCCCTTACTATCGGCGACGAATCCTTCGACCCCTTCGATGTAAACGGCCTGAACACCAGGATCAGCGGTTACGGCCTCGTCTACGGGGGCGGCTACGGCCTCTACCTCAAGCCGGTATTCTTTCTCGGCAGGCTCAACGCCTGCCGAGAGCATTACGATTACCGGGTATTCTCGGTCGGCAGGGAGCTCTGCAGGGACCTCTCCACCTCTCCCGCGATGCTCCAGGGCAGGTGCATCTATGTACGCACCGATATGGTGCGGGACCTGCTCTGGGATAAGGTGCAGCAGCTCTGCTCGCGCACCTACGGAGGACTGCTCGAGCCGCTGCTCGCGCAGTATGGCGTGACACGCGACAGCGGCGCCCCCCGCACCATTACCGGGGCGCTGGAGCGTATGGTAACGGATGCTGCCGAAACGCTTATGCTCCATGAGACCGGAGAGGCCTATGAGGACGGCCACGGTGAAGAGTGGCGCGCAGTGGTCACCCATGGCGACGACCGGACAGCGGAGTTTTACCTGCGGGGCATCAAGGACCTCGCTGCGGACACGTCGGTCATGGGACCGCTCGCCGCAGCGGTCGAGCGGCAGGACGCGCGCCTCCTCTCGTTTTATATGGTCTTCCTCGACGGGGTGCGCAGAGAGCTCTTCCCCGAGATCAGGAGCGCCTTCCAGCTCTTTGCCGAGACCGGAGACTGGGCGCGCATCGAGGCGGCCCGGAGGACCGGCTACGAGCGGGCGCGGCAGCTCACCGCGCTCGTCCTCGCGCGGTGGCGGGCCGGGCAGACTACCGCGGGGCTGAGGAAGGAAGTACAGCGGTATATGGAGAAGATACTCGCCCTCCCCTGA
- the cfa gene encoding cyclopropane fatty acyl phospholipid synthase, whose protein sequence is MGADGARALIEEILSSAGIGINGASPHDLRIRDDRFFERILRDGSIGLGEAYMDGWWECACLDELFCRLMPLEPELRLRKSLKLATHLLKAAVLNVGSRSRAYAVGKKHYDRGNELYRYMLDRRMIYSCAYWKNAQEAKLDLICRKLRLKPGDRVLDIGCGWGGFAQYAAERYGTRVTGITISREQVALGRKRCSGLPVEIRLQDYRDLRERFDHIVSVGMFEHVGHKNYRTYMETVHRCLEDRGLFLLHTIGSNVSNIATDPWIDKYIFPNSLIPSMRQISAAAERLFVVEDWHNFGHDYDPTLMAWFRNFDRHWEKLRAWYDDRFYRMWKFYLLSCAGAFRSRYLQVWQLVFSKNGLSGGYEPVR, encoded by the coding sequence ATGGGAGCAGACGGCGCACGGGCGCTCATAGAGGAGATCCTGAGCTCCGCAGGCATCGGCATCAACGGCGCCAGTCCGCATGACCTTCGCATACGCGACGACCGTTTTTTCGAGCGAATCCTCCGCGACGGAAGCATAGGGCTCGGCGAGGCGTATATGGACGGATGGTGGGAGTGCGCATGCCTCGACGAGCTCTTCTGCAGGCTCATGCCCCTCGAGCCCGAGCTGCGGCTCCGGAAGAGCCTGAAGCTCGCCACGCATCTGCTCAAGGCGGCGGTGCTCAATGTGGGGAGCAGGTCGCGGGCCTATGCTGTCGGCAAAAAGCATTATGATAGGGGAAATGAATTGTACCGGTATATGCTCGACCGGAGAATGATCTACAGTTGCGCCTACTGGAAGAATGCGCAGGAGGCGAAGCTCGACCTGATCTGCAGGAAGCTTCGCCTCAAGCCAGGTGACAGGGTCCTCGACATCGGGTGCGGGTGGGGCGGTTTTGCGCAGTATGCCGCTGAGCGGTACGGGACGCGCGTCACCGGCATTACTATCTCCCGAGAGCAGGTCGCGCTCGGGAGGAAGCGCTGCAGCGGGCTGCCGGTGGAGATACGCCTGCAGGACTACCGCGACCTGCGCGAGCGGTTCGACCACATCGTCTCGGTAGGGATGTTCGAGCATGTGGGGCACAAGAATTATCGCACCTATATGGAGACGGTGCACCGCTGCCTCGAAGACCGCGGCCTCTTCCTGCTCCACACCATCGGCAGCAATGTTTCGAACATCGCTACCGATCCCTGGATCGACAAATATATCTTCCCCAATTCGCTCATCCCTTCGATGCGGCAGATAAGCGCGGCAGCCGAACGCCTCTTCGTCGTAGAGGACTGGCATAACTTCGGCCACGACTACGATCCGACCCTGATGGCGTGGTTCAGGAATTTCGACCGCCACTGGGAAAAGCTCCGCGCCTGGTATGATGACCGATTCTATCGCATGTGGAAGTTCTATCTCCTGAGCTGCGCCGGCGCCTTCAGGTCCCGGTATCTCCAGGTGTGGCAGCTCGTCTTCTCGAAGAACGGGCTCTCCGGCGGCTACGAGCCCGTCCGGTAA
- a CDS encoding cold shock domain-containing protein has product MAKGTVKWFNEAKGYGFITAEDGKDIFVHYSSIQGNGFKSLAEGDRVTFDIESSPKGPKAINVVKE; this is encoded by the coding sequence GTGGCAAAAGGAACAGTAAAGTGGTTCAACGAGGCCAAAGGTTACGGCTTCATTACCGCTGAAGACGGCAAAGATATCTTTGTCCACTATTCCTCTATCCAGGGCAACGGCTTCAAATCCCTTGCCGAAGGCGATAGAGTCACCTTTGACATCGAAAGCAGCCCGAAAGGTCCTAAAGCAATCAATGTCGTGAAAGAGTAA